One region of Zootoca vivipara chromosome 7, rZooViv1.1, whole genome shotgun sequence genomic DNA includes:
- the LOC118089483 gene encoding signal-regulatory protein beta-1-like — translation MATLGSFSASPHSFLLLLLLLQMLGAKGKDLEVLQPPGPLSVSAGENLILTCTVNRSGPPGGVKWHKGLDRRQTPIYSGRGQSPHRVTRVDPRSPRDFSILIRNIRPEDAGTYYCVKYRAGAHGIEFKSGGGTEVSVIVPRLPSFSPVLSGSSVAACAHRVLAPTRQPPPIHSRESRRGGRDPPSNTDQPTGQSRSSRPAPPPPPTNNTRLSSTDKLREGAECLVSLRSKSQLLPTFLHSSPHPGSHFVTGARPTAHSQNSKYAHWTRKGFPLGSVAGPILQGSPGDVSMLPPAALPSQPSIKGPTSRVLSGTSATFSCTSDGFSPRVIKVTWLKDNTRITSPQPTILPEGDSISYQMLSTVQVPLARDDVKAQLICQIEHKTLPSPLRKVFKLEDILRVPPKMKLEVSPVLLNELVTFSCSAEGFYPEDTTLALTLNSSLSETGTAEPMAQNGDGTFTLRSSLKLNATEDRNQSAFTCLVTQNSQPVATETFVLNIRVPTEGSESVSMEPGHSLLSPFGLCIGLILASKLLVVAPFLLYLFLKKEHGKKNLRNTPVST, via the exons ATGGCTACTTTGGGCTCCTTCTCTGCATCTCCTCActcatttctgctgctgctccttctcctgcAAATGCTTG GTGCCAAAGGGAAAGATTTGGAAGTTCTCCAGCCCCCAGGACCCTTGTCTGTGTCAGCGGGAGAGAACCTCATTCTGACGTGTACAGTAAACAGATCTGGTCCACCAGGAGGCGTGAAATGGCACAAGGGGTTGGACAGAAGGCAGACCCCCATTTACAGTGGAAGAGGACAATCTCCCCACCGTGTGACCAGGGTTGATCCTCGATCACCAAGAGACTTCAGCATCCTCATCAGGAACATCCGACCTGAGGATGCCGGAACCTATTACTGTGTGAAGTACAGGGCTGGAGCCCATGGCATAGAATTTAAATCAGGAGGGGGCACTGAGGTTTCTGTGATTG TGCCGCGGCTTCCCTCCTTCTCACCTGTCCTCAGCGGCAGCAGCGTTGCTGCCTGCGCCCATAGAGTCCTCGCTCCCACTCGGCAGCCGCCCCCAATACATTCCAGAGAGAGCAGGCGAGGCGGACGGGACCCTCCATCCAACACCGACCAACCAACCGGCCAGAGCAGATCGTCCCGTCCTGCTCCGCCACCGCCACCAACCAACAACACACGACTCTCAAGCACTGACAAACTGAGGGAGGGAGCCGAATGCCttgtgtctctgcgctccaagtcccaactgCTGCCC ACATTCTTACATTCCTCCCCGCAcccaggcagccattttgtgactggcgcccGCCCGACAGCACACTCTCAGAATTCCAAATATGCCCACTGGACCAGAAAAGGATTTCCCTTGGGATCGGTGGCGGGTCCTATCCTGCAAGGGTCACCAGGTGATGTGTCGATGCTTCCTCCCGCAGCCCTGCCATCCCAGCCATCTATCAAGGGTCCCACGAGCAGAGTCTTATCTGGGACCTCGGCGACTTTCAGCTGCACCTCGGATGGGTTCTCCCCCCGAGTCATCAAAGTCACTTGGCTGAAAGACAACACCCGGATCACGTCCCCACAGCCCACCATCCTGCCAGAAGGAGACAGCATCTCCTACCAAATGCTGAGCACCGTGCAGGTGCCACTTGCAAGAGACGATGTGAAGGCTCAGCTCATCTGCCAGATTGAACACAAGACCTTGCCGAGTCCCCTGCGGAAGGTTTTCAAACTTGAAGATATCCTACGAG TTCCACCCAAAATGAAACTGGAAGTCAGCCCCGTCCTGCTGAACGAATTGGTGACCTTCAGCTGCAGCGCAGAAGGATTTTACCCAGAAGACACAACCTTGGCCTTGACTCTGAACAGCAGCCTAAGTGAAACAGGAACGGCTGAGCCCATGGCCCAGAATGGGGATGGGACATTCACCCTCAGGAGCTCCCTGAAGCTGAATGCCACGGAAGACAGGAACCAGTCTGCATTTACTTGCCTGGTTACGCAAAACTCTCAGCCTGTAGCGACTGAAACGTTCGTGCTGAACATCAGGGTGCCGACTGAAGGAAGTGAAAGCGTCAGTATGGAGCCAg GTCATTCTCTGCTGTCCCCCTTCGGTCTCTGTATCGGTCTTATTCTGGCCAGCAAACTCCTTGTTGTTGCTCCTTTCCTCTTATACCTCTTCCTCAAAAAAGAACATGGCAAGAAGAACCTGAGAAACACACCTGTGAGCACCTAG